In Gimesia panareensis, the genomic window CTGGGTGATGCCGGCTTTGTCATCGTTCTGAAAGCTGAGCAGAATTCGATAGCTGCCGTCCTCTTTGCGGAAGATTTCATCGTAGTCAAACGGGGGCCGGGCTTGCGGTGTTTCCGCTGTCTGCCACTTTGAGACGACCAGCGCTTCGATGGTAATCCCGGTCGAGACCGCGTAGTCGCCAGTCCCCACTTCCTGACCGCCGCCGTTCCCCAGCCGCAGGCTCGCAGCGGGCCGATTGTTGAATTCGACGGCACCCGGCCCGATCAGGCCCCGCACCCGCAACGCATTCTGGCCCGCCTGAACCGGACTCTCGCCGATCGCATCCGTCAGTTCGTTATCCGTTCCCTGATCGAAGTTCCAAAAGAAGCGGGGCAGGCGACCGCGGGGTTTGACTTCCAGTTGACCATCCAGCACATGCACGAAGGTCTCTGATGCTTCATTCACGCTGACCTCGTATTCCGTGCCCCGATCGATCAGCTCGATGCCCGGAGTTTCCAGTCGAAACGGCGCCTTGCGATCCGAGCGGTGTGTCGAGACACTGCCCGAAAACAGGGTTCCCTGGTCTTTCCGCTCAAAGCCGAACAGAGAGGGACTGGCGACATTCACATCCGCCCCGCCGGAGAAAGCGAACTCCACTTCACCCGATGTGACTTTCACCGTGCCCGGCTGAAAACGATCGGTCACGAGGGGATTGTTCCCCAGCAGTTCCCAGCGGGCCCGCGCAAACTGATTCACACTGGCGACTTCTTCCGGAGGCGAGGCACTATCGTCAAAATAGTAGCGGGACCGTTCCTGCAGCACCATCTCGGGTTCCCACAGCCCCGGAAAATCACCCATCAGGAGGAAAATTCCCACCGCTCCCAGGCAGATCGCTGAGCAGACGATCGGGATCAGCATCACCAGGTAGCCCCGTTCAACCACATTGGTCGCTTCCTCGGCTGGTGGGACGACCACTGTGGTCTCTTCCGGTTCCGGAGACTGT contains:
- a CDS encoding LamG-like jellyroll fold domain-containing protein; the encoded protein is MTDPAPDIREQILELADAQCSGTITAEEMETLEGLLSAHPEYRREYLSYVFVHIGLAGTAQARLLQSPEPEETTVVVPPAEEATNVVERGYLVMLIPIVCSAICLGAVGIFLLMGDFPGLWEPEMVLQERSRYYFDDSASPPEEVASVNQFARARWELLGNNPLVTDRFQPGTVKVTSGEVEFAFSGGADVNVASPSLFGFERKDQGTLFSGSVSTHRSDRKAPFRLETPGIELIDRGTEYEVSVNEASETFVHVLDGQLEVKPRGRLPRFFWNFDQGTDNELTDAIGESPVQAGQNALRVRGLIGPGAVEFNNRPAASLRLGNGGGQEVGTGDYAVSTGITIEALVVSKWQTAETPQARPPFDYDEIFRKEDGSYRILLSFQNDDKAGITQIPKVGDGPCLSFGLYLSGLGYSELDMPLDGKEGRPTLTEIRDGEPHHIVATYNGWTGEKAIYIDGIKRMSHRFPVGTMIISGGAAPAVIGNLISANSETLVGHEPFSGVIDEVAFYDYALDPGTIATHFNLFQAGKDYFDCQLPEFLRQEKQGEYLLLNKGQKMKFSAETGKPVL